Sequence from the Phyllobacterium zundukense genome:
CCATAGGTGACGAATTCGGCACCTTTGGTCATGCGTCTTGCTGTCGGTCCAGCATTCGCACCGCCTGGACCAAGCGCCACGACATACGGTGTGTTCGGTGAACAGTTGACCGACACCTGACCATTCTGGTCGATATTGGCGCTCAATACGCCGCGATTGCCGAAATCGATATTCTGCGCCGACACCAGGCAATCTTTTACGGTTTGCAGGCTGACGGTAAAGTTGGTGGTTCCTGATGCCCCGGAGAGACTGGCGCATCCTGCCCCGTCGTCAAAACGATAACGGAACGTCGTCTGGGCGCCGGAAAAGTTCGATGAATAGCTCCCGACCGGCGCCGTTGCCTGATTGGGGAAGATTTGCCCATACATTGTAACAGTTGTCGACCCGGATCCTAGCAGCGCGGGTATATCGACAAAAAACTGCGGGGGTCTGGCGGGAAACGCCCACGTCCATGATCCCCAGACGGTTTGCCGGGCCGGATCCTGGTAGAGTTGATAGTTGAG
This genomic interval carries:
- a CDS encoding spore coat protein U domain-containing protein, which encodes MKRLLTGFLLFICLQMLPTQIHAQSCTFSTSNMIFSGSPLSGAAINGTTSLTANCSAALGLFRRVLICPNLNAGTGGATSAARLMTGPIALNYQLYQDPARQTVWGSWTWAFPARPPQFFVDIPALLGSGSTTVTMYGQIFPNQATAPVGSYSSNFSGAQTTFRYRFDDGAGCASLSGASGTTNFTVSLQTVKDCLVSAQNIDFGNRGVLSANIDQNGQVSVNCSPNTPYVVALGPGGANAGPTARRMTKGAEFVTYGLYRDVARALPWGDTSGTNTLGGTGTGVTQNLPVYARIPPQTTPTPGLYSDTIVVTVTY